In the genome of Streptomyces sp. NBC_00237, one region contains:
- a CDS encoding N-6 DNA methylase — MQLDLFAALQDDDTPTPTPPPAPALAPATFRRSAATPHTEPRTTVSPAAQTTHTAAPRALPTGKVNDPAQYAFNLGEAVANTWHKNHGGTRIEIPIGIVASLALIGQKDKKGPDLKAQILAQNDQELWAMYREIWATNWRHRPDLVERARILHEWANEEKQTRHELYVVRAVTKTVLDKGLLDLTGHADPYLRARADVLSPTLTMMRSTGATKGLGEYHTPPPVAEAMAIATLSTLSADSIMDGKKLAPGQSFLDPAAGTGGMMRAAAQNIREQGLDPAAFRWAMVDIDPIAAACAAVNAMVWALGPRVTVACADSLANPRAVEDAHEEARAAFEHRDRILGQLQMVAAVRRAQQFLEKTVGVAA, encoded by the coding sequence ATGCAGCTCGACCTGTTCGCCGCCCTCCAGGACGACGACACCCCCACGCCGACCCCGCCCCCCGCTCCAGCCCTGGCCCCGGCAACGTTCCGCCGCTCGGCTGCTACGCCGCACACCGAACCGCGCACCACAGTCAGCCCTGCGGCGCAGACCACGCATACCGCCGCACCACGCGCCCTACCAACGGGCAAGGTCAACGACCCGGCCCAGTACGCCTTCAACCTGGGTGAGGCCGTCGCGAACACCTGGCACAAGAACCACGGCGGAACCCGCATCGAGATACCGATCGGCATCGTCGCCTCGCTCGCGCTGATCGGGCAGAAGGACAAGAAGGGCCCCGACCTCAAGGCGCAGATCCTCGCCCAGAACGACCAGGAGCTGTGGGCGATGTACCGGGAGATCTGGGCGACGAACTGGAGGCACCGCCCCGACCTGGTGGAGCGCGCCCGCATCCTCCACGAATGGGCGAACGAGGAAAAGCAGACCCGGCACGAGCTCTACGTGGTGCGCGCCGTCACCAAGACCGTCCTCGACAAGGGGCTGCTCGATCTCACCGGGCACGCGGACCCCTACCTGCGAGCACGGGCCGACGTGCTCTCGCCGACGCTGACCATGATGCGCTCGACCGGCGCCACGAAGGGGCTCGGCGAGTACCACACCCCGCCGCCCGTCGCTGAGGCGATGGCGATCGCCACCCTCTCCACGCTCAGCGCCGACAGCATCATGGACGGGAAGAAGCTCGCGCCGGGGCAGAGCTTCCTGGACCCGGCGGCCGGCACCGGCGGCATGATGCGCGCCGCCGCCCAGAACATCCGCGAACAGGGCCTGGACCCAGCCGCCTTCAGGTGGGCGATGGTCGACATCGATCCGATCGCCGCCGCGTGCGCAGCGGTGAACGCGATGGTGTGGGCGCTCGGCCCCCGGGTGACGGTGGCCTGCGCGGACTCGCTCGCCAACCCGCGCGCCGTCGAGGACGCCCACGAGGAAGCCCGTGCCGCGTTCGAGCACCGTGACCGGATTCTCGGGCAGTTGCAGATGGTCGCAGCGGTCCGCCGGGCCCAGCAGTTCCTGGAGAAGACTGTGGGTGTGGCCGCGTGA
- a CDS encoding phosphoadenosine phosphosulfate reductase → MSLDVVSYGGGVQSTALMVLAARGELPYKTFLFANVGEDSEDPETLEYVRQVAVPYAKAHGLDLHLLDRTLRSGETETLWGRMTRKGSRALPIPIRMSNGAPGTRGCTRDFKIQVTGRWLREHGASAVSPATVAVGISLDEISRASNRRTEAYERVVYPLLDLGMRRTDCQRVIADAGLPMPPKSACWFCPLKPLGSWREMRRDRPALFFRACALEEALNETRAWDGKGADPVFLTRTGRPLIRAVEAAQEALPFDVGCDSGWCMT, encoded by the coding sequence GTGAGCCTGGACGTGGTGAGTTACGGCGGCGGGGTGCAGAGCACCGCCCTGATGGTCCTTGCTGCCCGCGGGGAACTTCCCTACAAGACGTTCCTGTTCGCCAACGTCGGCGAGGACAGCGAGGACCCGGAGACCCTGGAGTACGTGCGCCAGGTGGCCGTCCCGTACGCGAAAGCCCATGGCCTGGACCTGCATCTCCTGGACCGCACCCTGCGCAGCGGGGAGACGGAAACGCTGTGGGGTCGCATGACTCGGAAGGGGTCGCGGGCCCTGCCGATCCCGATCCGTATGTCGAACGGGGCCCCGGGAACTCGTGGCTGCACCCGGGATTTCAAGATCCAGGTAACGGGACGGTGGCTGCGCGAGCACGGGGCGAGCGCGGTGAGTCCGGCGACGGTCGCGGTCGGGATCTCCCTGGACGAGATCAGCCGGGCGAGCAACCGGCGCACCGAAGCGTACGAGCGCGTCGTGTATCCGCTGCTGGATCTGGGGATGCGCCGGACGGACTGCCAGCGGGTCATCGCGGACGCCGGTCTGCCGATGCCGCCGAAGTCGGCGTGCTGGTTCTGCCCGCTGAAACCGCTGGGGAGCTGGCGGGAGATGCGCCGCGACCGGCCTGCCCTGTTCTTCAGGGCGTGCGCGCTGGAGGAGGCGTTGAACGAGACCCGGGCATGGGACGGCAAGGGGGCGGACCCGGTGTTCCTCACCCGTACCGGCCGCCCGCTGATCCGGGCGGTCGAGGCGGCGCAGGAGGCGCTGCCATTCGATGTCGGATGCGATTCCGGCTGGTGCATGACGTAG
- a CDS encoding YgjP-like metallopeptidase domain-containing protein: MPQPQERTITVGGIPVTIRTTNRTTLDTYVTTHGDVVVRAPHGTTDTQAIDLVERRRTWIYNRLTDITENTPEDPTRHLTNGETFHLFGHPHKLRIVPDSKDEQPVTRFHFTTSRSEIRLHRSHAINPNKARRTLTHFYAEAGQKWLKDHGAHITRLTNNPDIPLTTSTRLRTTWITHHPTHGITLHWATAQLPTPLLRELLHRTLTLHTIANTHELDRTLPTLWTGSLTTTPHTTTPTPSDNCPECSTPPNTLHTNWCDIARCALTGMQRHDCHPNCNTIWTGTYPGQAECEEYGFYWRMGPNGYEHCNADTPGADHDFNRLYNECTWDVATQRMTLST, encoded by the coding sequence ATGCCCCAGCCTCAAGAACGCACCATCACCGTCGGCGGCATCCCCGTCACCATCCGCACCACCAACCGCACCACCCTCGACACCTACGTCACCACACACGGCGACGTCGTCGTACGAGCCCCCCACGGCACCACCGACACCCAGGCCATCGACCTCGTCGAACGCCGCCGCACCTGGATCTACAACCGCCTCACCGACATCACTGAGAACACCCCCGAAGACCCCACCCGCCACCTCACCAACGGCGAAACCTTCCACCTCTTCGGCCACCCCCACAAGCTCCGCATCGTCCCCGACAGCAAGGACGAGCAGCCCGTCACCCGATTCCACTTCACCACCAGCCGCAGCGAAATCCGCCTCCACCGCAGCCACGCCATCAACCCCAACAAAGCACGACGAACCCTCACACACTTCTACGCCGAAGCAGGCCAAAAATGGCTGAAAGATCACGGAGCGCACATCACCCGCCTCACCAACAACCCCGACATACCACTCACCACCTCAACCCGCCTCCGCACCACCTGGATCACCCACCACCCCACCCACGGCATCACCCTCCACTGGGCAACCGCCCAACTCCCCACCCCCCTCCTCCGCGAACTCCTCCACCGCACCCTCACCCTCCACACCATCGCCAACACCCACGAACTCGACCGCACCCTCCCCACCCTGTGGACCGGCAGCCTCACCACCACCCCCCACACCACCACACCCACCCCCTCCGACAACTGCCCCGAGTGCAGCACCCCGCCCAACACCCTCCACACCAACTGGTGCGACATAGCCCGCTGCGCCCTCACCGGAATGCAGCGCCACGACTGCCACCCCAACTGCAACACCATCTGGACCGGCACGTACCCCGGCCAGGCAGAGTGCGAGGAGTACGGCTTCTACTGGCGCATGGGCCCCAACGGCTACGAGCACTGCAACGCCGACACCCCCGGCGCCGACCATGACTTCAACCGCCTCTACAACGAATGCACCTGGGACGTCGCCACACAGCGCATGACCCTCTCGACCTGA
- a CDS encoding DUF3560 domain-containing protein: MTITITHTRAEGTLVEGTDKGDGTGDILKDRSYGRRGGSGFKWSRMLGCWYLPHSRDHRADTYSINLLSTRLRDKGFEVTVTIDEEQRRTFAEAEADREEKAEARAERFADYAGNAASRSASLSDSAHRMGDAIPFGQPILVGHHSEGRDRRYRERMDTTMRKSFAESDRASHWAGREQAAASYKAFRNNPPRTLRRIAKLEAQLRRVEKWQAGKSAGGFYRDIENPDTVAELAREHLEVTEEIAHWQDVIKKAEAEGFKVWSKPDFAKGDFVRCRGRWYEVMRVNAKSVSVPHVFTGQRLVTAADMVRDLTTTLPYDDLSGRRSAEEMAQILADAAQ, encoded by the coding sequence ATGACCATCACGATCACCCACACCCGCGCGGAGGGCACCCTCGTCGAGGGCACCGACAAGGGCGACGGCACGGGCGACATCCTCAAGGACCGCTCCTACGGCCGCCGTGGCGGTTCGGGCTTCAAGTGGTCGAGGATGCTGGGCTGCTGGTACCTGCCGCACAGCCGCGACCACCGGGCCGACACCTACAGCATCAACCTGCTGTCCACCCGACTGCGGGACAAGGGCTTCGAGGTAACCGTCACCATCGACGAGGAACAGCGGCGCACCTTCGCCGAGGCGGAAGCCGATCGCGAGGAGAAGGCGGAGGCCCGCGCGGAACGCTTCGCCGACTACGCAGGCAACGCGGCCTCCCGCTCGGCGTCGCTCTCCGACAGCGCCCACCGCATGGGCGACGCGATCCCGTTCGGGCAGCCCATATTGGTCGGGCACCACTCGGAGGGGCGGGACCGCCGCTACCGGGAGCGCATGGACACCACGATGCGCAAGAGCTTCGCCGAGAGCGACCGTGCTTCCCACTGGGCCGGGCGTGAGCAGGCGGCGGCCAGCTACAAAGCGTTCCGCAACAATCCTCCCCGCACGCTGCGCCGGATCGCCAAGCTCGAAGCGCAGCTGCGGCGGGTGGAGAAGTGGCAGGCGGGCAAGTCCGCCGGCGGGTTCTACCGGGACATCGAGAACCCGGACACGGTGGCGGAGTTGGCCCGCGAGCACCTGGAGGTGACGGAGGAGATCGCGCACTGGCAGGACGTGATCAAGAAGGCGGAGGCCGAGGGGTTCAAGGTGTGGTCGAAGCCCGATTTCGCCAAGGGGGACTTCGTGCGGTGCCGGGGCCGCTGGTACGAGGTGATGCGGGTGAACGCGAAGTCCGTTTCGGTGCCGCACGTCTTCACCGGGCAGCGTCTGGTCACGGCCGCTGACATGGTTCGCGACCTCACGACGACGTTGCCGTACGACGACCTGTCGGGCAGGCGGTCGGCTGAGGAGATGGCGCAGATCCTGGCTGACGCGGCCCAGTAG
- a CDS encoding ParB N-terminal domain-containing protein produces the protein MTSTAPALDTTVSVPGFTGHFTWVDPYDLVVDPYNHRRHREEGKEDGTEPDPDLIASVEEVGVQSLLLLRPQTGDNEGRLGIVFGQRRNKAAIIAADKAKTEGRPYRLVPALIREDLTGVDDQALALSVLENKHREDAHARDYIDAARQLALMDLPPAVRDKHARTIGISPAEMAAADKASQLTDARLAAGVNADFDLLELADFQEVETVAEAHRKLSLAKRRDLAENSTGGNWAHTMAEMREKKAEAARRVKLLAELTASGITLLEWKWSWRDTPARPLEDLFSQLGTPLTAELHARCPGHAAALHPRDADVTWLCADFKKHQHELPGADSATDAKTKELAKEARRKVIRYNKAWRSAREVRQEFITSLCDQPGDAPNDMWVLILKVITGTSHEYSRYLTRHRTDLMATFLKIEDPNHDRTQWNRVGQPFKDLINRTGKVRRWRLLFAQVAAMYEHEQMSDRHWDTPSSQTADWLDFLKTHGYALSEIEAEILSTRREKEENARKGAAKGTTKKTADADAA, from the coding sequence ATGACCAGCACCGCCCCGGCCCTCGACACCACCGTCTCGGTCCCCGGCTTCACCGGCCACTTCACCTGGGTCGACCCGTACGACCTGGTCGTCGACCCCTACAACCACCGACGCCACCGCGAGGAAGGAAAGGAGGACGGCACCGAACCCGACCCGGACCTGATCGCCTCCGTCGAGGAAGTCGGCGTCCAGAGCCTTCTGCTGCTGCGCCCGCAGACCGGCGACAACGAGGGCCGCCTCGGCATCGTCTTCGGACAGCGCCGCAACAAGGCAGCGATCATCGCCGCCGACAAGGCCAAGACGGAGGGACGTCCCTACCGGCTGGTCCCCGCACTGATCCGCGAAGACCTCACCGGCGTCGACGACCAGGCCCTGGCCCTGTCGGTCCTGGAGAACAAGCACCGCGAGGACGCCCACGCCCGCGACTACATCGACGCAGCCCGGCAGCTCGCCCTCATGGACCTCCCGCCGGCCGTGAGGGACAAGCACGCCCGCACCATCGGCATCTCCCCCGCCGAGATGGCCGCAGCCGACAAGGCATCCCAGCTCACCGATGCCCGTCTCGCCGCAGGCGTCAACGCCGACTTCGATCTCCTGGAGCTGGCCGACTTCCAGGAAGTGGAGACCGTCGCCGAGGCCCACCGCAAGCTGTCCCTCGCCAAGCGCCGCGACCTCGCCGAGAACTCCACCGGAGGGAATTGGGCGCACACGATGGCGGAGATGCGCGAGAAGAAGGCCGAGGCGGCCCGCCGGGTGAAGCTCCTCGCCGAACTCACCGCCTCCGGCATCACCCTCCTGGAATGGAAGTGGAGCTGGCGCGACACCCCCGCCCGGCCCCTCGAAGACCTTTTCTCCCAGCTCGGCACACCTCTCACCGCCGAGCTTCACGCCCGGTGCCCTGGTCACGCAGCAGCACTGCACCCCCGCGACGCCGACGTGACGTGGTTGTGCGCCGACTTCAAGAAGCACCAGCACGAACTTCCCGGCGCCGACTCCGCCACCGACGCCAAGACCAAGGAACTTGCGAAGGAAGCCCGCCGCAAAGTCATCCGCTACAACAAGGCATGGCGCTCGGCCCGGGAGGTCCGCCAGGAGTTCATCACCTCCCTGTGCGACCAGCCCGGTGACGCCCCCAACGACATGTGGGTACTGATCCTCAAAGTCATCACCGGCACCTCGCACGAGTACTCCCGGTACCTCACCCGCCACCGCACCGACCTGATGGCCACGTTCCTCAAGATCGAAGACCCCAACCACGACCGCACTCAGTGGAACCGCGTCGGCCAGCCCTTCAAGGACCTCATCAACCGCACCGGCAAGGTCCGCCGTTGGCGGCTGCTGTTCGCCCAGGTCGCAGCGATGTACGAGCACGAGCAGATGTCCGACCGGCACTGGGACACCCCCAGCAGCCAGACGGCCGACTGGCTCGACTTCCTCAAGACCCACGGCTATGCCCTCAGCGAGATCGAGGCCGAAATCCTCTCCACCCGTCGGGAGAAGGAGGAGAACGCCCGCAAGGGAGCGGCCAAGGGCACCACGAAGAAGACGGCAGACGCCGACGCCGCCTGA